One Schistocerca nitens isolate TAMUIC-IGC-003100 chromosome 1, iqSchNite1.1, whole genome shotgun sequence DNA segment encodes these proteins:
- the LOC126239398 gene encoding cuticle protein 67-like: MYKFLVLATVLAVANAGYLGGYAAPAVAYGAPAYAAYGAHAVAPAAITSQHSNILRSFGNLGQVSTYSKTIDTPYSSVTKSDVRVSNDALAAPAYGYARAAYAAPAYGYARAAYAPAAAYAAPAVAAHGLLGVAYSAAPAVAHLSYSAPALSYAW, encoded by the exons ATGTACAAA TTCCTGGTTCTCGCTACCGTCCTGGCCGTCGCCAACGCCGGCTACCTGGGAggctacgccgcccccgccgtggCCTACGGCGCCCCCGCCTACGCCGCCTACGGCGCCCACGCCGTCGCCCCCGCGGCCATCACCTCCCAGCACTCCAACATCCTGAGGAGCTTCGGCAACCTGGGACAGGTGTCCACCTACTCCAAGACCATCGACACCCCCTACTCCAGCGTCACCAAGTCTGACGTGCGCGTGAGCAACGACGCCCTGGCCGCCCCCGCCTACGGCTACGCCCGTGCCGCCTACGCCGCTCCCGCCTACGGCTACGCCCGCGCCGCCTACGCGCCCGCcgccgcctacgccgcccccgccgtcgccgcCCACGGTCTGCTGGGAGTGGCCTactccgccgcccccgccgtcgcccACCTGTCCTACAGCGCCCCTGCTCTGTCTTACGCCTGGTAG